In the genome of Chiroxiphia lanceolata isolate bChiLan1 chromosome 5, bChiLan1.pri, whole genome shotgun sequence, the window ATAGCCTATAATTAACATTTGATGTCTAAAAAGTTTAAACAGCAACACCAAGGAATGAGGTATGTATGTTCTCAGATATCACATCAGACTCTCATTTTATGCAACTAACTGTATTTCACAACTAGCATCTTACAAAATAGAACAGTACCATTGTGCCTGAAGAAGTACTGcgttaaaaacagaaaaatacattactaCAAGAAACCACCAAACATCACAATTGTCAGGGGCTACAAAAATCCATTGTTTTAAGCTTTTAAGAAGACATATCATATGTTGGTAATAATTTGGGGCTGGATTCACTACCAAGAAGGTCCATCCAACTTTTACATGggctttaaaatatatttactttgaatgaaaaagaaaaggctcatAGGAATGTAAGTGCACTATCTCCCTAAAAGGAGCTAAATGGACTTTTGTACTGAACCAGAATCTATAATTTAAAATCTATACATGAATTTTATGTATGTATCAAAACACTTATTGGTCgtaaacaaaaatgcaaaatctgtattcacaaaaatattttattggtaACTTTACATAATACCAGAAGGGATTGTAAATAATTCTGCTCTGTATCAGCATATTGCTAAGTGCGTAAATGTTGACAGTTTATGCCATAAAGCAGGATGGATACTGAGCTTTTTTCCATATGATTTATGACATAATATATTCTAATAGGCCAAATCAATATTAAAGAAATTGATTcaggaacaaaaaataatagtattgttattttcttattcttgtGCAACATCTGATATTCCTGTAATGAAATAAGTAACTAAGTGACACTAGAAAAATTTGGGGAAAGGAAACAGCACTAAGCAGAAACGAGAACTGcagttctgttatttttaaagcttttccaaACTTCCATATTTCCAAATGTTAGTTTTTGCCAAATGCATCATCATCTGTAGTTCAGTATTTGTTACACAACACAGAATACCAGTGTACAGCGACAGTGCAGTACTTCACCTGAATTGCAAGGCTGACTAATCAATGCTTAGAACgtgttttctattttgcttGTAAACATTACAATAAGTGTTTTAAGTGTCAAAAAATATTGGTAAAACCATCAACATAATTCAGTAACAGTAATCTAGTAAAATGTGTCAAACATTGGCAAAAATCCatacaaatgttttctttaataacatttttcctatttaaCCACACCAAGTACCAGCAGGTGTTTTTAAGAAGATAATTATTATGAAAATTCTGTTGCAGCAATAGTTGATTAAGTTGATCTTTGACTTGCATACATATAACTATGTTTCACAATTCCCAAATAATACATATTTAGGCAGCTTGAACTAtgttataaaaatttaaattcagtaCATGCCAATAGAGGAGACTCCAAGAGTTGTGTTAGAATTCACTAAACTAAAAGTGAAAATGGACATACCAATAACACTGCATAATGAACATTCAAACCACATTTTCATGGCACCCTTACACATGAAGATTAAAAAGTTGGTATGAACATGCTTTGTAAGCACTTGTAGAttgcatttaaattattatagaatgatagaatatgctgagttggaagggatccccaaggatcatcgagtccaactccggccctgcacaggataccccaagaatcacaccatgtgcctgagagcattgtccaaatgcttcttgaactcagacaggcttggtgcagtgaccatttccctggggagcctgtttcagtgcacACTTTGGGTGATAAACCTTTTCCTgacatctaacctaaacctcccctcacTCAGTTTCATGTCGTTATTTTTTCTACCACTgcacttctttccttttttttttttagctgcatAAATTATGTTCCAGTCAATATACCAATTATATATGAATAACCTGTCATGAAAATGTGGTAACAGGTGACAGAAGTTATGTATTTGTATGTTTTGAAGAGAAGAGACTAAAACTGGAGGAAATAAACTTTAATGAGATTCCCCATTCAGTGATGATGCTTCTCCTCGGGGTGAAGACGACCTGGACATTCCCCTCTCTGTGTTGTCAGAGCTAGAACCACTCTGACTGTGTTGAtctgcagaagcagcactgGAAGCAGGTGGTGACTTAGTTTTCTCCTTAAAGTCTGTAATTATGACTGTCAGATCTCCAACGGTAACTTCCAAATGCTGAGCGCTACTTCGATCCACATTTTTCAACCTTGGcctaaacaaagcaaataatCATATTAAAAGCACACACACCACCTTATTATCTTGTCTCCCTCCTACTTTTTAGGAGCTCTGGAGAGCAAACATATATAAGACTGCTTTGTGCAACATCCAATACATAGGAAAACAATGTACCACAAGTGTTAACAGTGGAGTGTTTCCTAGTATGTTTTATGTTGAAATAGTTGAACATAACACATTACTACCTAAAATCATTTAGAAGTTGACATTATGAATAATGTCACTGTGCAGCAATACGGACGTATTGCACATGTGAAggtttttacttttaaagatCAAGTCTTTATTGTGACTATAGGAAGTTACAAATTTGATCCAGTGAAACCTCTATCTCTGCAGTAGCCTTAAGCAACAATTCTATGTAGAAAATTATGTTCAATAACGAAGATGTTGGTATCTGTCTTTTCAACAACACAGATGGTGGTAACTTGCAGCAGGTGTTACCTCATTTGAAAGCCTCACTAGGACCACCACTATACTATTTGAACTGGACTTTGTGTTCACAGTATAACTCTGGTATTTCTGGCATACACTGTGATTTAAATTATGCACAGAGATGAGTATTACACACAGTGTTGATAGGGTATCTTCATCTAATCTTTCAATTCTTTGATATTTCCCAACATCTCAGTGTCCTTAATCCTAAACATGACTTTCTAAATGACTGCTCTCTCTTGACTCTCAGTCTCTACCTTGTTCTGACCCTAATGATCAGGCACAGGAAAAGCATCTGCTACTTCTCTGCATAACTAATCCCAATGGATATTTCTGTCTTATATACTTCTCAGCTTCTCAGATTTTTGGCACAGCACTATTGCCACAATAACTTTATGCTCAGTTTGTGATGAATTAGGGGTTaaacctgctgcttttgtttagCCGTTTGAACCTTCCTTCCACCTGGTCTTACAGCAAGATCAAGGCTTTTACAACAGCTTATCTGTACTGTAATAATTCATGTTTTCAGTTCTAAGAGTCCAAGGTTTCCTTCAGCATCCCAGATGCAGCACAGAGATTTTTAACACTAGATAATATACATCCCTTATTCTGTCACATTAATTTATACCCTAGTTCAGCCCTTCAAAGCTAAAGGGTTCTGCAAGGCTATCAATAACCAAGTTACTTTCCCACTCATCTGCAGTCTGGTActggttttctctctccccaACAACTATTCTGTATGAAAACTAGTCACTCCCATACTCTCTCTTTTCCAGAGATTAACATCAATTTGCCTATCAACAGTTTTGTATGGTGTGAGAAATACTTTGTAACCCTTAAAAGAATACCCTTAATAACTCTTAAAAAGGTCTTTCTTTCACTATTCAGCTGATCTCCATCTTCTGACCACAATTACATACTGCAGGTCTTCGCATTTTATAGACATCCTAAACCAATGAAACTTCACAGACCACTATTTAGCCTTATTGTTTGCCACAGCACTTAAAAAGCAGTACAATCAAAGAACAtctcttatttttgtttgcaaattACATTTTACCAATACTGTAAAAATTTCTAGATTTTTTACCTGGTTTTCTTGTGACtgttctttttgcttgtttccttttcacttttttccttttctactttgtcttttttctctttctttgattGTGTAGGGGGCACAAATTGCTGAGGAACCTGCTGTGCAACCAGCTGAGAGACAGGTCGAGGTTTCCTGTGTGCACACATATATAGACACACATAATGCTTAGACTTCACAAGTCTCAAATTGTCTACAGTTCAGTAACTGACATTAACAATtactataaaaagaaatattgttaAAACATATCTTGCTGCTAATACTTCAGTAAGATAGCAGATAAAATTGAGATGTATTACAGTCTTTTGTTTCACTTACTTGCATTatcagcagattttttttttattctacagGATTTAGAGACAACATTTTGTGATTTGCCCTCTTCTCTCAGTTGTCATGTCCAGACAGAGACCTCATAGAGTGAACTCCAAAAGATAAAGCTCCCAAAGACAACACTTTACCACCCACTCCCAGCCCCCTAAAATGCTGAAGGGGTCTGTTTTGAGTGTACTCCAATACAGACATAGACAATCTGTAtcccaaaaaggaaaaagctgacCTTTAAGAGTTAAAATCACTGTTGGCCTTATACAATAAAACTTAAGTGTTTTCAGCTCAAACAAATTCATTGAAGGCAATAATAAATCCTGTTGTGTATCATTTTTATCAtgttcactggaaaaaaaaatatactgcaCTAATATTAGTAGGATATAACTGTCAGAAGACATATAGTTTGAGAGCTGGCAACGGAAACATACAGCCACATTCCACCAGTATACACAGTGCAGGTTTCATTTCCAAGTTTTCATCCAAATTGACTGTGGGAAGAGTAAAGCAGGTAAAAGAATTTCagcagtttattatttttacattttccaaaatattattttgaaatggcttaatttttattctgttttgtatTGTAATATAATTATTCTAGTTTGAAAGGAAACGTTTTCCTCTTTGCAATGCAAATGTATTTATCTATTCTCTAATTTTGGAATTAAGAAATTTCAAGTCATGACATATAAAAAAGAAGGTCCTACTAATACTCTGAAGATGTAAATTTCTTCTCCAAAAGAATGTTTACCCTGCCAAGCTCTTGAATTTTGTTAGTTGAGTTGTGATGCTGGGTTTTGCAATTTTGCAGGTTATACGCACTGTGACACTCTGAGAATACAAAGCAGTTATTAAAGCAAAAGAAGCTATCAGCTTatacacatatttatttatCCCAACCCACAGCATCACGCTACTGGCACTTCTTGCTTAGAtgaagagatgagaaaaataacaaaaggagGAAATCAACACAGCTCCCATTAACAAGTTATATTTTCAGTAATGATTGCAACAGTTCATATTACAGAGTGAAAGTCAAATTACAAGAATCCATGGAGTGTGGGAAAGGCAGTTAATATAAATTAGCTGAGATTTCGTGAGTCTTCACAGCAAGTTcttaatgaattaaaataaattaaagcaaagacTATTAAAATTGTCAACACAATAGAACTTTGAAGTAAAAACTAGAGTACCATTTTTACACTCTTGAACTAAGCCAACACTGACTCATTGAGAGACAAAGAACAGGAACAATCACAACTGGCAACTAAGTATATCAACTGGCAACTATATGactacaggctcttcaggagagCACTAGGACCTTGCAAAGCACACATTGTACTGAGTCCATAACCACTGAAACAACTTGATGGACTACAAATGTGTAGGTTAACAGAGTACACAggacatttttaagaaaacctgTCTCAGAATTGTTTTGACCTTTTGTCATAGCAGTTCATAACAGAGCAAGAACCACCAAGGTGTAATTGATGCATGAGCTTATCACTTCAGGtggaaaatatttgtcataTATAAACAAAACTGATAATCTGTCTTGAATTCAAGATTGTTCCAGGAGATAGGAATACAGTTTCTCATGACAGTCAAGTGACAATCCCATTATTACTACACAGTGACCTGAGAGAATAATCTGACATGTTACTTATGAATTAAGACAGTAGTGAACTTCTGGACATAGGATGAATTGTTTCCCAGAACTGTGGACAGCACCATGATTATGGAAACTTGTtaaatagaggggaaaaaaaaatcctagtcAAATAATTTTGGAAGTTGTCAATTTGTAACAATTTCAGTTCTTGAGGGCAAACTAGATAATTTATATTAGAGTACACCTGGGAAACTAAGCTTAATTCTAAGTCCTATGTTTAGAACTTCTTTTCTTAATACCATAAAAcaaatgagactgaaaaaaaaaaaatctttgcaacAAGGTACAGAAGTCAgttaagacaaaaaaagcacagagaaatcaTGTTTTGGaagatgcattaaaaattaatcaagaGGTTCTATGTGGGTTTGCTGTAACAAGGCATTCTACTCAgttattttattccttccatTGAAACAGCCAGCTTTTGGTTGTCAATTATTTCTATAGCTGTCTATCAGTAATATCGATAATCTAAATTTTATTATGTGATTTGTCACTTCcagttttattaaataatgcattcaatgttttatattaaaaaaatgagaaaaaaagtaattcataTCTCTCAACATTAGGAATGTCTTTCAAgcattccatttttttttctttaggtacTCAAAAGGGGGTACTAAATTGCAGCCAAGCACTTTGCAAGCCATGCAGGAGTTAGGAAATATCTTTATCACTCACGAAGCTTTAACCTGATAGAATTGTTCCTGACTTAGCAGTAGCTGAATCATGTCATTCAAGCATGAAGGAATTCACAGAGAAAAGGCTTTCTCAGAGAAGATAAAAGTAAGAGAAACTATCCTGTAATAGGAAATTGATTTTGATGATTtgtcaaaacacattttaaattattggtTTTCAAAACCAATTAAAGACTCCTTGCAATAGGCTGCTACAGATTAAGTATATACAGACAGTGTTAATACTACCTTTTATTTCATCAATATACTTATGgtaatttgctttttaagcaCATTTAAGAGTACTTGAGTTTTCTGGTGTTTAGAAAGAAGTTCTGTAATCTTCTGCATTAAGACTGCAAGCACTATTGCCTCTACCACTGGGCCACTATTGGACCACCTCAACTGAACAGTTCAGAACTACAAGCAGAAATGTTCATAAAAACAATACATATCATTTAGCCAGCCCCTAAAAGCTTTGTATTCTTATCTAGTAATGCCACTTCACTAATCTGAAGGGGAACCCTAATAAAGAAAGGCATATACTATTACAGAAGATAAGAGCTATCAGTTCTTTCCAACAGAGGTGAACTTTACGGTTTAAGCACTGTAGAACATTCCAGCTCCAAATATTACACCTCTCCTCTACCAcctagttttccttttcagacaGTGTTATCTTTCTGCTAAGTTAACATCAGCCATACTTCTACCTACACTTCTATTCCAACCTCATCCAGttttattaattctttaattCCAATGTTGTTTTCAAGGTGCTGCACACAAATATGAACATACTTCATAGTCTCcttaaaaaattaggaaaactaacatttttggtttttaaaaagcCGACAGACATTAACACAAACATACAAGGATAAAGCTTTTTGTCTTCTCTACAATTCCACAAATGCTAAATGATAAGGATGTCACCATTTTAGCTCAAGTCTTGTTGCAGGATTTGATCTAGCTGCTGGTTTACAAGGTATACCTACAGAGATTGCAGCAACTTGTCTTTACTTTAGGTTTTGCATGCAGAAACTCATTCAGTGCTGATGCTCtcaaatgaaacaaatatttaatactgCAAAGCATGGACTACTTTTCATTGCTggcattcttaaaaaaaaaaataaatctttgtaaTACAGCAACTTACATGCctaaagatgaaaaatactCATGCACTAGAACAAATGATACCTGGAATTTTTGCCCTGAGTCATTCCATGTTGCACAGCTCAACACAATACCTTCTCATAAGTCATTTTGGACATCTCACAGAAGTACACACCTCCTTAATTTCCCTCATTTGGTACTCACCAATAATCTATGTTAATAGAATTTTGACTAATTTGATAAAGTGAATAACTTGGTTTCATTACAAGAATGCAGGTCCATTTTgacaatggaaataaaaaaatacctatGTAcaacagaatcacaaaatcagctgggttggaagggacctctgagatcatcaagtccaacccttggtccactACCACCATGattgctagaccatggcactaagtgtcacatccagtctcatcttaaaaacctcgagggacagagaatccaccacttccctgggcagcccattccaatatctgaTTACCCTCTccgtaaagaatttcttcctaatatccaacctaaacctcccctggcacagcttaagaccatgccctcttgtcttgctgatagctgcctgggagaagagaccaacccccacttggctacaacctcctttcagggagttgtagagagtgatgaggtctcccctgagcctcctcttctccaggctgaacaacctcagttccctcagcttttcctcataggacttgtgctccagtcccttctccagccttgttgctcttctctggacctgctccagcacctcaatatccttcctgaactgaggggcccagaactggacacagcactccaggtgtggcctcaccagcactgagtacaggggaagaatcacttccttggacctgctggccacactgttcctgatccaggccaggatgccattggccttcttggccacctgggcacactgctggttcatgttcagcttcctgtcaagCCACACTCCCAGGaccctttctgcctggctgctctccagccactctgtgcccagcctgtagcactgcatggggttgttgtggccaaagtgcaagacccggcacttggccttgttgaacctcatcccgttggaatcagaccaactctccagcctgaacaggtccctctgcagagccctcttgccttccagctgatcaacacccccccaacttagtgtcatctgcaaatctgctgatggtggactcaatcccctcatctaaatcatcaataaagatattaaacagaattgGGCCctacactgatccctgggggacaccaccagtgaccggccgccaactggatgcagcactgttcaccaccactctctgggcctggccctccagccagttcctaatccagcacagagtgcccctgtccaagccatgggttgccagcttttccaggagtatgctatgggaAACAGtgccaaaggctttgctgaagtccagatagaccacatccacagccttcccctcatccaccaggcaggtcacctgatcataaaagtagatcaggttggtcagacaggacctgcccttcctaaacccatgctggctgggtctgatcccttgtccatcctgtaggtgttgtgattgcactcaggatgatctgctccataactttgccaggcactgaggtcaggctgacaggcctgtagtctcccaggtcctccttgcagccctttttgtggattggcgtgacatttgccaacttccaatcatctgggacctccccagtgagccaggactgttggtagatgatggagagcggcttggcgagctcttccgccagctcctcaaaaatgaaaaatccacATTATTCTTCAAATACAAAGAATTTCCTTCCAGGCAATTCAGGTGAACAGAATAAAAGCTTCCAAGTTAATTCAAGTTCCCAAATCTTCTACTCTATTTCTTGTTGCTTTAAGGCCCTCACTGCACAGGACTTAGGTAACGAGTTCATCATGTGTTTGAACATCAACTTCTTTCACACTTCTGCAATATGTTCTATCCTACCAGCATTGCATGGCAGAACTTATTCTTTGGAAACAGTAGTTTAGTCAACTAGCCCCCTGAATTTTACTGTCCAGGGTTTTAcaagaattattaaaattgcTATCGCCAAAAGGTCTTATAAGCAGTAAATAATCTATTTATGTATGTGATCTTTGGTCAAACTTGTGAAGCTTACCGCTCAAGAATAGAATCAgtacaaaaaagaaatgtgattgCCTTTACAGATTCCACATAGAGGTTTTTTTACAGTATCTCCTTGGGAAAGTCTTGCAGTTTATTCCAAAAGCTGAATTATAAACACAGGGTATGCTGATACATTATGGATTAAACCCAGAACACTTGTCACAGTTCTGAATAACATAGTAGAAACTCTAAAATCAAATTCAGGCATTCCCAAATAAGTATCTTTGTGCAAAGCATAACAAGGTCAGTCAGGCTGTAGGAAAAAATACCTACAACTATTCACTAGGCTTCAGAGAAAGTCAGTCAGCTCCTTTAAATAACCACTCAAGTTTTCCTGAATCCCACATCTCTCTTCGTTTACTACTTATGAGGGACAACTGCTTAAAAAGCAACCTTCTGTAAATAGAGGAGATCCCTGTAATATCTTCTATTCTGTAAATAGAAGAGAGAGAatccctctctctctcatgcCCTGCAGACTTGCCTATCTCCTTTCCATCTGCTACTGTGTGgcttctgtgtgtttctgaCTGAGATGACTCAGTTAAGGtactcaatattttttttaaatggaattctAATTTCCATCATATACTAGTATTCCTCCTCCACCAGCCTCCACCTCCTTTGTTATTCCCTCATCTAGTGATGATTTCAGAAATGCCTTGTTAACATTCCAAATCCTAATAAAAATCCTGTCTTGCTGATGTTTGTTTCATACGTGTCTTTCAAAAGTCTAAACAGAATACAGTTAAGTGCATTAAAATCTTGTTGAGAACAAAACTGAATCATTCAAATCCTACTCTGTTCTCTCATTACTAGACTGGATCATTTTGCAGCACAAATGTACAGGCTTTAAATATCTTATAATTTATTTGAAGATCATTTTCTACTCACATCTATCTTAAATATTAATGTCTCAAGAAGCTAATAGAAATCTGATATCCACAGCAATACTCTAATCTCCATTTTTCTAGTTCACAGTCATTAGTGAAATCTCAAGAAAAGCTTATCTTTGCATACCTTTTACTTTATTATCATATTCTAGCTAGTCTCTACTCAAATCTCCTTCACCATGTCCTCATTCCTCCAACTACTACAGTCCACATTCTCAAATATATCTTAGAGTAACTAgagtaattaatttaaaaataaaaggtagtTCCTAATCTCCAAAGCAAACAGATATTTACAGAGAGTCAAATACAAAGATGTGTGATATTATAGtaaacagctttttaaatgaAGTGAAGGATGTGAAAAAGTGGTTTAAGGTAGAAGATTTTCTAAGAAAAGACTACTCCTGTAACACATCAGAGAACACCATCATCTAGGTATGAATGTTTTCAGCAATTCTTATGGCATCTATTTCAGTAACTTTTACAGGGCACAGCTATAGTTAAGTATTACAGTAATATTATAGAGTGATACGCTTCCTGTGCATTTGTAAAAAGACATTAATTATGCAAAATTCTAACTGTAACTTTGTAATAGAGCTGAGATAGCTTTTCACTCAGCAGATCCCAGTACAGGTTACAACCAGCAGctttgaaatgtgacttttccATGATGGATTGATGATGTAGATTTAGACACCAGAAGATCTAAATggctccaggaaaaaaagcaaattcattttctgtaacaAGTAACAAGTACCTTGAAGTAGAAGTTAGTAAGAAGTAAATAAACTTTCCTCCCACTCACTAGCCAGGTCTTTTTTATATAGTTATCTCCCTTCCCCCACCCTCATAAACTGATAAAGAGTTACTATATAAATATCAAGTAATTAACTTTCCCTCTTCCTCAGgcatgttttctctctttttcagaggtctttctgcagaaaaggtAACAATGACCCTAATAATTTTTGCATCTATGCCCCTCCAGAGtatcttttccctctcactaTAATTGGTTTTAATGATAACAAACATAAGCAACTTCACCTAAACATTCACCTAAAAATTAAACAGACACAGCTACCAGAGTCTTCCTTGGTTTGAGCTAACTTCTGCTTCCAAAGAGCTTAACTTCAAAGAGATTGCTCTTTTCTTCAAGATTAGGAATTCATGAAAAACGTTGGAAGGCTGAGACctatatttatatagatattGTAATGGTATTCAcagctttaaataaaagaaatggaacCAAATTTAATTTCACATCATAACCTTATTATCATGGCttacaaacacaaaagaatTTCCTAAGAGTCAAGAAATTGATAGCTGAATTCCTCATAATACTGAATGAAATTACTAGAACCAAGACACACATACATGCATTATGTCATTGTAGTGACTATCCTCATGTAATAACGCTGACAGTCAAAAGCCAATTTGACACATAAGGAGTGACAGAGTCTTACGAGACTTCAAGTGAGAAGGCAAAACTTTAACTGTTACATTTTAGGCCATTCATTCCAGT includes:
- the YAF2 gene encoding YY1-associated factor 2 — its product is MGDKKSPTRPKRQPKPSSDEGYWDCSVCTFRNSAEAFKCLMCDVRKGTSTRKPRPVSQLVAQQVPQQFVPPTQSKKEKKDKVEKEKSEKETSKKNSHKKTRPRLKNVDRSSAQHLEVTVGDLTVIITDFKEKTKSPPASSAASADQHSQSGSSSDNTERGMSRSSSPRGEASSLNGESH